The genomic DNA CCGAAATGCTTTTTAAACATTTTTGAAAAATTACAGATATCTGTATACCCTACCGAATATGCGGCAACCGAAACGCCGACACCGTTGTCGATAATGAGAGATAAAGCAACATTCATTCTGTAATTAAATAAATACTGCTTAGGTGAAATACCCATTTTATTTTTAAACAAAGCCGAAAAATAGCTGTGGTCAAGACCTAATCTTGCGGCAAGCTTTTCAATAGTCAAGTCGTACATATACTCAGAATGTATACAGTCAAGAGCTTTGCCAACATAGCTTATGCTCTGTTTTTTATTTTCAAGCAGGACAGAAAACAACTCCCATAGCTTTGCGCTCAAAAAAGCGCTTCTTCCGTTTTCCAACTCCACCGCATTTTTCATAGAGGTAAATATACGCAGTGCCTTAGGACAGCAAATTACAGCAGGAAGCTCAAGGGGAAGCTCTGCTTTTGTAGTAAATCCAATCCATATATAGCTCCAGGGGTTATTTGCATCTGCCTCA from Oscillospiraceae bacterium includes the following:
- a CDS encoding AraC family transcriptional regulator, whose translation is MRENIIITDEGYAGLNPMQLGYENCEKSHGYGPATRTHWLIHFVESGFGIFRIYDKEYTVREGEMFIIPPYVETYYEADANNPWSYIWIGFTTKAELPLELPAVICCPKALRIFTSMKNAVELENGRSAFLSAKLWELFSVLLENKKQSISYVGKALDCIHSEYMYDLTIEKLAARLGLDHSYFSALFKNKMGISPKQYLFNYRMNVALSLIIDNGVGVSVAAYSVGYTDICNFSKMFKKHFGMSPRQYIKSYQSKKEREI